A single region of the Actinomycetota bacterium genome encodes:
- a CDS encoding cyclic nucleotide-binding domain-containing protein — protein sequence MSFFDRERPDLGDMARLGLFEGLADDELDEIVERTHRIKIKAGDVVMLERFSGEQFLVILEGQVAIVRGGDHVANLGAGDFIGEIGMLTGGDRTASVFAQTDTKFLAFNVGPFEELILGHPLVRARVEAAARDRGYGKGDEGS from the coding sequence GCCCGGACCTCGGCGATATGGCGAGGCTCGGGCTCTTCGAGGGCCTCGCCGACGATGAGCTAGACGAGATCGTCGAGCGCACACATCGGATCAAGATCAAGGCTGGCGATGTGGTGATGCTCGAACGGTTCTCGGGCGAGCAATTCCTCGTGATCCTCGAAGGGCAGGTGGCCATCGTCCGCGGCGGCGATCACGTCGCCAACCTGGGGGCGGGGGACTTCATCGGAGAGATAGGGATGCTCACCGGAGGCGACCGGACCGCGTCGGTGTTCGCGCAGACCGATACCAAGTTCCTGGCGTTCAACGTTGGTCCGTTCGAAGAGCTGATCTTGGGTCATCCGCTGGTCCGTGCCCGGGTCGAGGCAGCAGCGCGAGACCGGGGGTACGGCAAGGGTGACGAGGGATCGTGA